One window from the genome of Carcharodon carcharias isolate sCarCar2 chromosome 9, sCarCar2.pri, whole genome shotgun sequence encodes:
- the LOC121282463 gene encoding late histone H2B.L4-like: MSLLSSTMDAQIIHAINTAFFVFEDVGHSVLKDFWCGAYAVRKTIETEATKGKTSFQEGRQESLKEPVAKGGKKRRKSRKESYAIYVYKVIKQVHPDTGISSKAMSIMNSFVSDIFERIAGEASRLAHYNKHSTISSREIQTAVRLLLPGELAKHAMSEGTKAVTKYTSSK, from the exons ATGTCCCTCCTTAGCAGCACCATGGATGCGCAAATCATCCATGCGATAAATACTGCCTTCTTTGTCTTCGAGGATGTTGGACATAGTGTGTTGAAAGATTTCTGGTGCGGAGCATATGCTGTAAGGAAGACGATTGAAACAGAAGCAACCAAAGGGA AAACCAGCTTCCAAGAAGGGAGGCAAGAAAGCCTTAAAGAACCGGTAGCCAAGGGCGGCAAGAAGCGGCGAAAGTCGAGGAAGGAGAGTTATGCCATCTACGTCTACAAAGTGATAAAGCAGGTTCACCCAGACaccggcatctcctccaaggccatgagcatcatgaactcgtTCGTGAGCGATATTTTCGAGCGCATTGCGGGTGAGGCTTCCcgcctggcccattacaacaagcacagcaccatcagctcccgggAGATCCAGACCGCTGTGCGCCTGTtgctgcccggggaactggccaagcacgccatgtcggaagggacaaaggcggtgaccaagtacaccagctccaagtaa